In Mycoplasmopsis cynos, the following are encoded in one genomic region:
- a CDS encoding putative immunoglobulin-blocking virulence protein, which produces MIFKKRKARNILLIFGVGSASSILASTIVYRSINDNTNSNKFSIFNLRKPNFISKNNLDLSNLDPSITDINIKELEKVKPQENPKLETNQDSIVVNPLVENIAKEQKVPPKQKEEIKKKEENTKAQNQALFQPQPPQKREKLNRVHKKLIIDGVEVDAIVEPPRERIYSSNDIIKGITNRKPYQNNAVGEVISVEVTDKLRKAQVDKVKKIGSGTGLFDDFRLHSWIKEPELDPNTKEGLAKLTKVLFMTENDRYNYSNLIHRFLRLLNSPKIKEFLKEPAQNQYEQKIAEFKSDLENFQAEYDKFDKETYAEAAEFHKLPKDQQTDQAWQPIKEKFRMLEEKKHELEGYKERKNVWLISNLDPSKFAKLAPRVDQDLEKGYSLDPNNSYINENGEIDSYAFSPAPGFNNVTDRLSRDNKERRVFDFNTWYPLNGPDILNDKYPGWTNTDVTSQYKDKLGLPDAGVKLKSLKKDDGTKSGIILEIDASYNNAYAKAKDIIEKVKQQNIDITGYKIVNMGKLGRQSFKEILKALPDKIKLLKLFYEGFDTSDLIELENKEIDELGLYTTSNNIYDDIWTINPLALRKVAWVNTNDFNAPGGYIGGYIPPSVIKFDGLSFDEGDYSVDSNGNITSLERINNGLRLAYWTRNNEPFFQGGFGPGLKPDHNEAGNSWPLGLDLSRTKHIRSLKGLQFNDIEGKNAGTRKLKRLKLYSEGEYFNIDVDDLNDGQFDTIMISEMPQMPKTKIWFSDKSTKKVKITSRNKHQLTASGKSNLQALFRWADQLDKDGYKVYVDSDETKQYIQGSGFIPELASNDVKII; this is translated from the coding sequence ATGATTTTTAAAAAACGAAAAGCACGTAATATTCTACTAATTTTTGGTGTTGGTAGTGCATCAAGCATTCTAGCATCAACAATAGTTTATCGCTCAATTAATGATAATACCAATTCAAATAAGTTTAGTATTTTTAATTTAAGAAAACCTAATTTTATCTCAAAAAATAATCTTGATTTATCTAATTTAGATCCTTCTATTACGGATATTAATATTAAAGAATTAGAAAAGGTCAAACCACAAGAAAATCCAAAGCTTGAAACTAATCAAGATTCTATAGTTGTGAATCCGCTAGTTGAAAATATTGCTAAAGAACAAAAAGTTCCACCTAAGCAAAAAGAAGAAATTAAAAAGAAAGAAGAAAATACAAAAGCGCAAAACCAAGCCCTTTTTCAACCACAACCACCACAAAAACGTGAAAAATTAAATCGTGTTCATAAAAAATTAATCATCGATGGCGTTGAGGTTGATGCAATAGTTGAACCGCCGCGAGAAAGAATTTATAGTTCAAACGATATTATAAAAGGTATCACAAATAGAAAACCTTATCAAAACAATGCGGTCGGCGAAGTAATCTCGGTTGAAGTAACCGATAAATTAAGAAAAGCCCAAGTCGATAAAGTTAAAAAGATTGGTAGTGGAACAGGACTCTTTGATGACTTTAGATTACATTCATGAATTAAAGAACCTGAACTAGATCCAAACACAAAAGAAGGATTGGCTAAGTTAACAAAAGTTTTATTTATGACTGAAAATGATCGATATAACTATTCAAATCTAATTCATAGATTTTTAAGACTTCTCAATTCACCTAAAATTAAAGAATTTTTAAAAGAGCCTGCACAAAATCAATATGAGCAAAAAATTGCAGAATTTAAAAGTGATCTTGAGAATTTTCAAGCTGAATATGATAAGTTTGATAAAGAAACATATGCAGAAGCAGCTGAATTCCATAAACTTCCTAAAGATCAACAAACTGATCAAGCTTGACAACCAATTAAAGAAAAATTTAGAATGCTTGAAGAGAAAAAACATGAACTTGAGGGATATAAAGAACGTAAAAATGTTTGACTTATCTCTAATTTAGATCCATCTAAATTTGCGAAATTAGCACCACGTGTTGATCAAGATCTTGAAAAGGGTTACTCTTTAGATCCAAATAATTCATATATCAATGAAAATGGAGAAATTGACTCATATGCATTTTCGCCTGCTCCTGGATTCAATAATGTAACCGATAGACTTTCGCGGGACAATAAAGAGAGACGTGTATTTGATTTTAATACATGATATCCACTAAATGGACCAGATATCTTAAACGATAAATATCCAGGATGAACTAATACTGATGTTACAAGTCAATATAAAGATAAATTAGGTCTTCCGGATGCTGGTGTTAAACTAAAATCACTTAAAAAAGATGACGGTACAAAATCAGGTATTATTCTAGAAATTGATGCTTCATATAATAATGCATATGCTAAAGCAAAAGATATTATTGAAAAAGTTAAACAACAAAATATTGATATAACTGGTTACAAAATTGTAAATATGGGTAAACTAGGTCGTCAAAGCTTTAAAGAAATTCTTAAAGCCTTGCCAGACAAAATTAAACTTCTTAAGTTATTTTATGAAGGTTTTGATACATCTGACCTTATTGAACTTGAAAATAAAGAAATTGATGAGTTGGGTCTTTATACAACATCAAACAACATCTATGACGATATTTGAACCATAAATCCACTTGCATTAAGAAAAGTTGCATGAGTAAATACTAATGATTTTAATGCCCCAGGCGGTTATATTGGAGGCTATATACCACCTTCAGTAATCAAATTTGATGGACTAAGTTTTGATGAAGGTGATTATTCAGTTGATTCAAATGGTAATATTACTAGTCTTGAAAGAATTAATAATGGTTTAAGATTGGCTTATTGAACAAGAAATAACGAACCATTTTTCCAAGGCGGTTTTGGGCCAGGTCTTAAACCTGACCACAATGAAGCTGGAAATAGCTGACCATTAGGACTTGATTTATCAAGAACAAAACATATAAGATCGTTAAAGGGATTACAGTTTAATGATATTGAAGGTAAAAACGCCGGAACAAGAAAACTTAAACGACTTAAACTTTATTCAGAAGGTGAGTACTTTAATATTGATGTTGATGACTTGAATGATGGTCAATTTGACACAATTATGATTAGTGAAATGCCACAAATGCCTAAAACAAAAATATGGTTCTCAGATAAATCAACTAAAAAAGTTAAGATCACTTCAAGAAATAAACATCAACTTACAGCCTCAGGAAAATCTAACTTACAAGCATTATTCCGTTGAGCTGACCAATTAGATAAAGATGGATACAAAGTATATGTAGATAGCGATGAAACAAAACAATATATTCAAGGATCAGGATTTATCCCTGAACTTGCTTCAAATGATGTAAAGATCATTTAA